One genomic window of Gossypium hirsutum isolate 1008001.06 chromosome D11, Gossypium_hirsutum_v2.1, whole genome shotgun sequence includes the following:
- the LOC107917632 gene encoding polcalcin Ole e 3: MDDQEKADLERIFKRFDANGDGKISSAELGDALKTLGSVTPEEVSRMMSEIDTDGDGFISYDEYIAFASANRGLMKDVAKIF; encoded by the coding sequence ATGGATGATCAAGAGAAAGCTGATCTAGAACGCATTTTTAAGCGATTCGATGCCAATGGGGACGGCAAGATCTCATCAGCGGAGCTTGGGGATGCCTTGAAGACGCTCGGATCGGTCACGCCGGAAGAAGTTTCGAGGATGATGAGCGAGATCGACACCGACGGAGATGGCTTTATTTCCTATGACGAGTACATTGCATTCGCATCTGCCAACCGTGGCCTAATGAAAGATGTtgctaaaatattttaa
- the LOC107917477 gene encoding probable calcium-binding protein CML23, producing MATFLGSLEDMRAVFNKFDKNGDGKICRDELKLTLSALGFAFSSDEVDLIMLEMDKDGNGYIDVEEFIVFHGISGIDGDEKQCHNKELKDAFDIYDLNKDGLISANELHAVLKRLGEKYSLSDCQRMISQVDKDGNESVDFEEFKKMMMNNS from the coding sequence ATGGCGACCTTTTTAGGATCATTGGAAGATATGAGGGCAGTATTCAACAAATTCGACAAAAACGGCGACGGAAAGATCTGTCGCGATGAACTAAAATTGACCCTAAGTGCCTTAGGTTTCGCATTCTCTTCCGACGAAGTTGATCTGATAATGTTGGAGATGGACAAAGATGGTAATGGCTACATCGATGTAGAAGAATTTATTGTTTTCCATGGAATCTCCGGCATCGATGGAGACGAAAAGCAGTGTCATAACAAAGAATTGAAAGACGCGTTCGACATATACGATCTGAATAAGGACGGGTTGATTTCGGCTAACGAGTTGCATGCTGTGTTGAAAAGGTTGGGGGAGAAGTATTCGTTGAGTGATTGTCAAAGAATGATCAGTCAGGTCGATAAGGATGGCAACGAAAGCGTTGATTTTGAAGAGTttaagaagatgatgatgaataaTTCTTGA